One Acidimicrobiia bacterium genomic window, GACTATCGCAGCCGATGAGGCGCGACGAGCGCGGCACCACGACCTTGTGGGTCCTCGGCCTCTGCATCATCGTGCTGTTCCTCGGCGGTCTGAGCCTCGACCTGTGGCGCGTGATCACGGTGCGGCGGTCGCTGGTCGCGATGGCCGACGCGGGCGCGACCGCGGGCGCCGACGGCCTCGATCAGAACGCGCTGCGCGCGGATCGCATCGCGCTCGACCCTGCGCTCGCACGCGCCGAAGCCGACGATGCCTTGCGCGCGCAATCGGGCTGGCCGGCAGTCGACGACGCCGACGTCGCGGTCGCGCCGAATCAGGTGACGGTCACGCTGCAGGCGCACGTCTCGTTCACGCTGCTCGGGATCTTCGTGCACGGCGACCCGATCACCGTGCGGGTGTCGTCGTCGGCGCAGCCGCGGGTCGAGCCGTAGCGAGCCGGCGCGGACGCACGGCTCAGTTGTCCTGCGCGATCCAGTAGCCGTCGCCGTCCGGGTGCGCGGCGATCTCGACCGCGGCGCCGGGTGGCGCGTGCCCGTCGCGCAGGCCACCGTGATAGGGCGCGTCGCCGAAGCAGAACACGCCGCCGTCGCCCGCGAGCAGCCAGTAGCCGCGGTCGTCGGGCGTTGCGGCCATGTCGACGATCGGCTGGTTGAGCGCGATGTCGCCGGTCGAGCCGTGGAACTTGGCGTTGCCGAAGGCGAAGATGCCGCCGTCGGAGGCGACGAGCCAGTAGCCGTGGCCGCGCCGGCTCGGCGCCATGCCGACGATCGGCCGGTTCAGCCGGAGCGCGCCGGTAGAGCCGAAGAAGCGGGCGTCGCCGAACGAGAAGATCCCGCCGTCGGCGGCCACGAGCCAGTAGCCATCGCCGGTCGCGGTCGCGGCGATGCCGACGATCGGCTCGCGCAATCGCATCGCGCCGGTGGAGCCGTGGAAGCGCGCGTCGCCGAAGCAGAAGATCCCGCCGTCGGCGGCGACCAACCAGTAGCCGGCGCCGGTGCGCGTCGACGCGATGCCGACGATGCGCTCGTTCAACCGGATCGCGCCGGTGGAGCCGTGGAAGCGCGCGTCGCCGAAGCAGAAGATCCCGCCGTCGGAGGCGACCAACCAGTAGCCCTTGCCGGTCGGAGTCGCGTCGATCCCGACGATCGGCGCGCGCAACGCGCCGTGCGGTGAACCCATGGCGGCCGCGGTGCCGAACCCGAACACCGATGCTTCTTCGTAATGGAGGCACGGCGCGTCGTGCAGCGCGGTCGCCTGCGATGTCGCCGCGGTCGTGGTGCAGCTCGCGTCGAACTGCCACGGCGGCACGCACGTGACGACGCGGCAGATGATCGGCCCGAGGCACGCAACGTCCTGGTTGCACTGTCCGTAGCGGAACTCGGTGCAGCAGACGTGGCGCTCGTCGCACGTGCCGGTCGCGCAGTGGCATCCGCAGCTCACGCAGCCCGTGCCCGAGCACACCCCGTTGCCGCCGCAGCCGCACGGACCGCAGGTGATGTTGCAATCGATGTAGTAGCGGGCGGCGCCGTTGCAGAAGCCCGAGTTGTCGGCCTTCCACCAGCCCGCAGGCATCGTGCCCGGCGGGCAGGTGTTCATGCCGCCGTTCACCGAGCAGCACATCGCGGTCCAGCCCGAGTTGCAGCCCGCGTCGGGCCCGCACAGCGCCGCGTAGGCGGTGCCCGGCTTCAACAGGAAGCGCAGCGGATTGACAGCGAGCGCGGAGCCGATGACCGCGGTGTTCACGAGGAAGCCGCGCCGCGTCGAGCCGCGGCCGAGCCAGTGCGTGACGCGCGCGACGACCCGTTCGGCGACGGTCACGACGCGGGCTCCGCGTGCGCGATCGCCATCGCGTGGACGCTCGCGTTGACGTCGACGGTCGCGGTCGTGAGCGCGGCGCGACTGCCGGCGACGACGTAGAGGCAGAACGCGCGCCCGTTCTCGGTGAAGAACTGCTGGCACCCGAGCTGGTTCGGGCGCGGGCGTTGCAAGCGACGCGCGCCGAAGTGGTCGAAGGTGAGGACGGGCCGGCCCTGCGCACGGAACAGCGCGCGGTTCGCCGATGCGGGCCCGTACTCGAAGAGCACTGCGAACACGTCGGTCGGGCCCATGGTCGCGGTGACGTTCCCGCCGAAGTCGTCGCGTTGCTCGGGGAGCGCGAAGTTGGCGAGGTGCACGACCGCGTGCGTCTGCTCTCCGGCCGCGGCGATCCGCCGCATGATGCGGCACTCCCACGCGGTCGGCACCGCAACGCTCACGCCGTAGGCCGAGATCTGCCTCATGCGACGTGTCCGATCGCGAGCGCGACGAGCCCGAGCGCGGAGACGCCCTGCACGGCGGCGGTGACGGTCGCGACGCGTGGTCGCACGCGGTCGAGCCGGCGTACGAGCGCGCGCAGCGACTCGGGATCGCGCACGCGCGCGCCCGACAGGATCGGCAGCGCGCGCACCAGGCCGAAGACCGCGCCGACGAGCGCACCACCGACCGTGCTTCCGGCGAGCAACGCGCACGCGAACGCGATCCACGTGGCCGACGCGGTGACGATCGTGACGAACGCGAGCCCGAGCTGCGCGCCGAAGCCCGCGCCGTAGACCCAACCGCGGTACGACACGAGCCAGTTCTCGTTCACCTGCCGGCGGGGACCGGGGACGCGTACGCCGAATCGCTCCGCAAGCAGCGCGACCAGCGCGACGACGCCGACGATCGCGATTGCGGCGCGAGGCAACGGCGCGCCCGCCCAGCCGAGCAGCGCGCCCAGGAGCGCGGCCGCGACCGTCGACGCGACGACGTACGCGGCGACCGTGACCCAGTAGTGCTGACCGCGTGCCCGCTCCCCGAGCGGGTTGATGCTCGCGAGCATCGACTCTCCTCAGGGTGACCAGGCGCTGCGCGCCGCCGCGAGCGCCGCGAGGACGATGCCGACGGCGACGACCGGCGCGTTCACCGGTCGGCGACCCGCGCGATCTCGTCGGCCGTTCGGTAGAGGCTCGTGTCGCCGGGTGTGACGCCGTGGGTGAGGAGCTCGCGGTCGATGAGCCGCTCGTTCGTGTCGTCGGCCGCCTGCTGCAGCAGGTTCCACACCTGCGGCCAGCTCGTGCCGGTGCCTTCGCCGCGCACGCGTCCGGCGGCGCCGTCGACGAGCGCGAAGTAGGGCGAGCCGGGCACGCCGTACGCATCCCACGCCGCGCTCGACAGCACGACCGGTGCCCATCCGGGCGCGAGCGATCGCAACTGGCTCAGGCTCTCGGCCTCGGCGTCCTTCGCGACGATGACGAGTCGCAGCCCGTCCGGCAGCCCGAGCGCGCGCGGGTCGCGGAACGCGTCCCAGAAGCCGCGGCACGTGAGGCAGCCGCTCGATAGGAACGCGAGCAGCGTGCGGTGGCGCGTCCCCGCGATCGACACGTGCACCGCGTCGTCGTGCAGCCCGACCCCGTCGACGTCGAGCGCGGCCGCGAAGCCGGCGCTCGCACGCGGCATGTCGACCCGCACGTCGGTCGACGACTCGTCGAAGCCCGCGCCGAGCGAGTGCAGGCGGCGCAGGATCTCGGCGTGACTGCGCAACAGCCCCGCGACGAGAACGGTGAGGAGGAGGAGCGCGACCGTCTCGATCGCGACGATCGCGGTCACGACTGCCGGTCTTTCGTCACGTGCTGCAATGCGGGCAACGCGTCGAGCGTGAGGGTCAGCAACGCGACGCAGCACCCCACGAGCGCGACGAACACCGCGGCCGTGAACGGCGCGTGCGCGAGGTGCGCGAGCGGGGGACCGTTGCGCGCCGCGACCACGGCCACACACACCGCGGCGACGTCGACGAACAGGTGTGCGGGCGTGACCGTTGCGGTCCCGGAGCCGAGGCAGCCGCATGGTGTCGACGGCGCGCGCCGCCACAGACGGAGCGCGAACGCGGCCAGCGCCGCGTACGCGAGCGCGACGGCGACGGCCGCGACCCGTCCCCACGCCGCGCCGATCACCCCGGCACCGATCTCGACGGCCCCGACGCCGAGCACCGCGACGGTGGGCACACGCGCGCCCGCGGCCCACAGCGCCGCTCGGGCCGGGGCCGGTCGCCGCAGCTTCTGCACCCCCGATCCGACCAGCAACGCGCAGATCGCGAGGTACGGGCCGGCGCTCACCGCCGTTCCGGACGTCATGCCTTTGTTTCGGCGCTCGACCGGCCGAATGAAGAGGGGAAGTTGCGCCGGTCGAGGGTGCGCCGGCGGCCGGGTCCGATGCTCTAGCATGGCAAGGAACGGCCAGATCATCCGGGTCAGCGGAGCCGGATGACGCGGGCGACCGGGTATCTGCAAGCCACCCGGTCCGGAAGGCCGGCGGGTTCCGCCCGCCGACGCTTCGTCCGTTCGTTCTTCGAGGAAGCGCGCCGGCCCGCCGGCGAGCGCCAGCAGCGGAGACTGATGATTCCGACGGGATCGAGACCCGGAGATCGGCGACCGGCGCCGTGTCGCAGGAGCACGCGCCCGTGACGACGTCGATCGTGCCGTCGCTGTCGGAGTGGCAGCTCGAGATGTACGTCGGCGCGGAAGCCGACGGGGTCGCGACGGCCGAGCAACTCGCGGCGCTCGACGCGCACAAGCTCGAGTGGCGCGCCACGCTGGCCCGCCTGCTGCGCGACGCGGAGGAGCACCTCGCGACCGCGAAGACCCTGCGGGGCGAAGAGCGCGCGCAGGTCGTCGCCGACCTCGAGGCGGAACGGAAGCGGCTCGCGACCGCGTGGAACCGACTCACCCGCGGCGCGACCGACGGCGACGACGACGAAGAGGACGACGAGGACGTCGTCGCCCCGGGGCGGGTCCAGCTCCAGGCTTCGTGGGAGCCGGGTCGGGTGGTGGCGTGGGCCGCGGGTCCCGGCACGCCGCTCGCGTCCGGCGACCACGTGACCGGCATGCTCGCCGAGGCGCACGCGCCCGCGCAGGGTTGGACGCGCCACGCGCCGGTACCCGTCCCCGGTGTCGGCAACGCCGACGCGCTCGCGATCCCCGTCGGCGAGGTACTCGGCTGGCTCGTGGCCGCGGGCGCCGACGAGGCCGGCGACGACCTCGCGCCGAGCGTGCGCTGGCTCGGACGCGTCGCGATCTGGGCCGTCGAGCTCGTCGCGCACGGCGCGATGGTGCCGCTGCTGCGGCAGCGCAAGCGGGGGAGCGGCAGCAGCAACGACTCGAACGCGTCGTACTCCGTCCGGTGGACGCCCGCGCTCGTCGACCCGGTGCGGCTCGCGAGCGCGGTCGCCGACATGCCCCGCGCGTTGCTCGCGCTCGATCCCAAGGTCGATGCGCGGGCGCTCACGCGTTCCGCACTCACGGGCATGGTCGACGCGATCTGCCGCGACAGCGCGCGCCGCCTCGAAGTTCCTGCGCCGCCGCCGCGCATCCGCACCGCGACCGACGTCGCCGAAGCGTTCCTCTCGCGTCTCGACGGCAGCGCGTTCGACTCGCCCATCAGGCTCGGGAGTGAGATCTCCGCGCGCGTCGAGCGTTGGGGTCGCTCGGTCACCGGTGAGCACACGCGTCTCATCGTGCGGCTCAACCCGCCCGACGAATCCGACGTCTGGAAGCTCGAGGTGCTCGCGAAGGGACGCGACGGAGATCTCGTCGCGATCGAGCAGGCGATCGTCGACGGCGGCAACGAGCGGCGCGACCTCGAGGACGAGATGGCGCGCCTCGAACGGCTCCTCCCGCCGCTCATGCGGCCGGGCGGAACGCGCCGCGGGCAGGTGGTGCTGAGCCAGGACGAGGCCTGGGACCTCATGACGAACACCGGCGAGCAGCTGCTCGCCGCGGGGTTCGACGTGCGCGTGCCCGCGCTCTCGCGCCGGCGTCCCAAGGCGTCGTTGCGCGTGTTCGCCGACGCGGAGTCGACGACGGCCGTCGGCGCGAACCAGCTCGCCGACGTGCGCTGGTCTGCGGTGTTCGACGACGTCGAGCTGTCGGCCGCCGACATCGCGCGGCTCGCGAAGGAAGCGCGCCCGCTCATCCGCTCCGGTGGCCGCTGGGTCGCGATCGAGAAGGCCGACCTCCAGCAAGCCGCAGAGGCCCTCGCCGAACGGTCGAAGAAGACGCAGCTGACCGGCGGCGAGATGCTGCGGCTCGCCCTCGGTCTCGAAGGCGGCGCGCTCGCGGGCGGGATCAGCGTCCACGGCAACGGCTGGGCCGTCGACCTGCTGAACGCGGCCTCGAACCTCTCCGCCGAGGCGGTGCACGCGCCGTCGGGTTTCAACGGCGAGCTCCGCAGCTACCAGGTCGAGGCGCTCGGTTGGCTCGGCTTCCTCGACTCGGTCGGGCTCGGCGGCTGCCTCGCGCTCGACATGGGTCTCGGCAAGACGCCGACGATGCTCGCGCAGCTCCTGGCGAGCTCGGGCGACGGACCCGCGCTCGTGATCGCGCCTCCCGCGGTCGTCGGCAACTGGAACGCGGAGGCCGCGCGCTTCACGCCGAGCCTGCACGTCGTCGTGCACCACGGTGCGAACCGCGCGTCGGCCGGCGAGCTCGCAACAGAAGTCGCGGGCGCCGACATCGTCATCACGACCTACGGCACCGCGGTGCGCGACGTGGACGCGATCTCCGAGATCACGTGGGACACCGTCATCCTCGACGAGGCCCAGGCCATCAAGAACCCGTCGAACGACACGTCGCAACTGCTGCGTCGCATCGACGCGCGCACGCGTGTCGCGCTCACGGGGACGCCGATCGAGAACGGCCTCGGCGACCTCTGGGCGATCCTCGACTTCACGAACCCCGGTCTCGTCGGCACGCGCCCGCAGTTCATCGCCGCGCTGTCGCGCGACAGCGACAGCACGAAGGTCGTCGGCGAGGACGCGATGCGCGCGCTCAACGGCATCCTCGTGTTCCGCCGCACGAAGATGGAGCCCGAGATCGCGGCCGAGCTGCCCGACCAGATCGACGAGCTCGACCGCTGCTCGATGACGCAGGAGCAGATCGGCCTCTACCAGGCGGTGCTCGACAAGCTCGTCGCCGCGCAGGACGACGACGGTGAGGAGCGCCGCAAAGGCCAGATCCTCGCCGCGATCACCGCGCTGAAGCAGATCTGCAACCACCCCGCCGCGTACGAGCACGACGACGACGGCCCGCTCGACGGTCGCTCCGGCAAGCTCGCGCGGCTCGAAGAGATCGTCGACACCGTGTTCGCCGCGGGTGAGCGGCTGCTCGTGTTCACGCACTTCGCGGAGTGGGGCGTGCGGCTCGCCGCGCACCTCACCAAGCGGATGAGCATGCCGATCGACTGCTACCACGGCGGCCTGACGCGGGGCGTGCGCGATCAGATGATCGACGATTTCCAGGCGCGTGAAGGTCCGGGCGCGCTCGTGCTGTCGCTCAAGGCCGGCGGCACCGGTCTCAACCTCACCGCCGCGAGTCACGTCGTGCTGTACGACCGCTGGTGGAATCCCGCCGTCGAGGACCAGGCGCGCGACCGCGCGTGGCGGATCGGGCAGACGCGCACGGTCATCTGCCACCGCTTGATCTGTCCGGGCACCGTCGACGAGCGCGTCGAGGAAGTCGTCGCGGGCAAGCGGCGCATCGCGGATCTCGTGCTGCCGAAGTCGAGCTCGCTCGCCGATCTCGACAGTGGCCAGCTGCGCGTCGCGCTCGGCATCCGCGCCGACGAGGTGCTCACCGACGACCTCGCCGCGACCGGAGGTGCGTGATGGCGAACCGGAAGCGCAACAAGCGCGGTGGGCGCGCGCGCAAGCCGTCGACCCGCGACTTCTGGGGCGTCGAGCACGACGACGAGGAGACGATCGAGCTCATCCGTCCGTCGGAGGACCCGACGGCGATGATCCGCTCGCTCGGCCCGCCGCCGCTGCCGAGCCGCGAGACCGTCGCCGAGCACTACTTCGTCGCCGTCTACGAGAAGGCGACCGCGCTCGCCACCGCGCTCGCCGCCGCCTCGGACCTCCTCGACATGGGCGACGACTGAGCTTTCTGGTCGCGCTCGCTGCGCTCGCCGCTCCTGACGCGTGATGGGAGTGGGTCGGGCGGTCCGCGAAGCGACCCGCCCGTTCCGGCGACTACTGAGTTTTCTGGTCGCGCTCGCCGCGCTCGCCGCTCCTCGCTGCGCTCGCCGTGCTGCGGGCACGATGCCGGTGAGAGACTGATCGGCATGCCGTACGTGACCGGCCGGATCGTCCACGATGCCGACGCGCACATCATGGAGCCGCCGACGTGGTTACGCGACCACGCCGATCCCGGCATCCGTGATCGCATCAAGCCGCTCGAGCTGGCGAGCGGTAACGAGCTGCGCCAGACCGGCGATCCCGACGAGCAGCGACGCGACCTCGACACTGCGTTCGACCGCATTCGCGCCAAGCACGCGTCCGCCGAGTACCGCGCCGTCGAAGCCGACGAGATCATGGCCCGCAAGAACTTCGCGGCGACGGGATCGTTCATCGCCGAGGACCGCCCGCGCGCGCTCGATCTGCTCGGCTTCGCGAGCCAGCTCGTGTTCAACACGTTCCACAACGGACGGCTGCACGAGTGGGAGCACCGCGGCGACGTCGACTTCGCGTACGGCGTCGCGCGCGCACACAACCGCGGCATGACCGAGTTCTGCGCGGCCGACGCGCGACTGCTGTCGACCTTGTACGTGCC contains:
- a CDS encoding pilus assembly protein TadG-related protein, coding for MRRDERGTTTLWVLGLCIIVLFLGGLSLDLWRVITVRRSLVAMADAGATAGADGLDQNALRADRIALDPALARAEADDALRAQSGWPAVDDADVAVAPNQVTVTLQAHVSFTLLGIFVHGDPITVRVSSSAQPRVEP
- a CDS encoding MauE/DoxX family redox-associated membrane protein; this encodes MTSGTAVSAGPYLAICALLVGSGVQKLRRPAPARAALWAAGARVPTVAVLGVGAVEIGAGVIGAAWGRVAAVAVALAYAALAAFALRLWRRAPSTPCGCLGSGTATVTPAHLFVDVAAVCVAVVAARNGPPLAHLAHAPFTAAVFVALVGCCVALLTLTLDALPALQHVTKDRQS
- a CDS encoding DEAD/DEAH box helicase: MTTSIVPSLSEWQLEMYVGAEADGVATAEQLAALDAHKLEWRATLARLLRDAEEHLATAKTLRGEERAQVVADLEAERKRLATAWNRLTRGATDGDDDEEDDEDVVAPGRVQLQASWEPGRVVAWAAGPGTPLASGDHVTGMLAEAHAPAQGWTRHAPVPVPGVGNADALAIPVGEVLGWLVAAGADEAGDDLAPSVRWLGRVAIWAVELVAHGAMVPLLRQRKRGSGSSNDSNASYSVRWTPALVDPVRLASAVADMPRALLALDPKVDARALTRSALTGMVDAICRDSARRLEVPAPPPRIRTATDVAEAFLSRLDGSAFDSPIRLGSEISARVERWGRSVTGEHTRLIVRLNPPDESDVWKLEVLAKGRDGDLVAIEQAIVDGGNERRDLEDEMARLERLLPPLMRPGGTRRGQVVLSQDEAWDLMTNTGEQLLAAGFDVRVPALSRRRPKASLRVFADAESTTAVGANQLADVRWSAVFDDVELSAADIARLAKEARPLIRSGGRWVAIEKADLQQAAEALAERSKKTQLTGGEMLRLALGLEGGALAGGISVHGNGWAVDLLNAASNLSAEAVHAPSGFNGELRSYQVEALGWLGFLDSVGLGGCLALDMGLGKTPTMLAQLLASSGDGPALVIAPPAVVGNWNAEAARFTPSLHVVVHHGANRASAGELATEVAGADIVITTYGTAVRDVDAISEITWDTVILDEAQAIKNPSNDTSQLLRRIDARTRVALTGTPIENGLGDLWAILDFTNPGLVGTRPQFIAALSRDSDSTKVVGEDAMRALNGILVFRRTKMEPEIAAELPDQIDELDRCSMTQEQIGLYQAVLDKLVAAQDDDGEERRKGQILAAITALKQICNHPAAYEHDDDGPLDGRSGKLARLEEIVDTVFAAGERLLVFTHFAEWGVRLAAHLTKRMSMPIDCYHGGLTRGVRDQMIDDFQAREGPGALVLSLKAGGTGLNLTAASHVVLYDRWWNPAVEDQARDRAWRIGQTRTVICHRLICPGTVDERVEEVVAGKRRIADLVLPKSSSLADLDSGQLRVALGIRADEVLTDDLAATGGA